In one window of Thermoplasmata archaeon DNA:
- a CDS encoding sirohydrochlorin cobaltochelatase, protein MSKKAILVVSFGTSYKETREKTIDAVEKAVAEKYSGWEVRRAFTSKMIIKKLKERDGIFIDYIDEALQRLADDGFEQVVVMPTHIMNGTEYDFVAHISADFRDKFKCLRISKPLLTTDEDYDAVIGAMDKAYFSRIFKDTSVGKAIVFMGHGSEHYANSAYCQLQMKLMTLGYDHVYVTTVEGYPSFDDTLKFMAGHKYSKVVLAPFMMVAGDHATNDMAGDDEDSLKSKFIDAGCEVECLLEGLGEQKAFQDLFLDHLADVIKQ, encoded by the coding sequence ATGTCCAAGAAAGCGATATTGGTTGTGAGCTTCGGAACGAGTTACAAGGAGACCCGTGAGAAGACCATCGACGCGGTCGAAAAGGCCGTTGCCGAGAAGTACAGCGGCTGGGAGGTCAGAAGGGCCTTCACCAGCAAGATGATCATAAAGAAGCTGAAGGAGCGCGACGGCATCTTCATCGACTATATCGATGAGGCGCTGCAGAGACTCGCCGATGACGGATTCGAGCAGGTGGTCGTGATGCCCACCCATATTATGAACGGGACCGAGTACGATTTCGTCGCGCACATCTCAGCGGATTTCAGGGACAAGTTCAAATGCCTCAGGATCAGCAAGCCGCTGCTCACGACCGACGAGGATTACGATGCGGTCATCGGAGCGATGGACAAGGCGTACTTCTCGAGAATCTTCAAGGACACCTCGGTCGGAAAGGCCATTGTCTTCATGGGACACGGGTCCGAGCACTATGCGAACTCCGCATACTGTCAGCTGCAGATGAAGCTGATGACCTTGGGCTACGACCATGTCTATGTAACGACGGTCGAGGGATACCCGTCCTTCGATGATACGTTGAAATTCATGGCTGGACACAAGTACAGCAAGGTCGTTCTCGCTCCGTTCATGATGGTCGCGGGAGACCATGCCACCAACGATATGGCGGGGGACGACGAGGACTCCCTGAAATCAAAGTTTATCGATGCGGGCTGCGAAGTCGAATGCCTGCTCGAGGGACTCGGGGAGCAGAAAGCCTTCCAGGACCTCTTCCTTGATCACTTGGCAGACGTAATCAAACAATGA
- the cbiC gene encoding precorrin-8X methylmutase (catalyzes the interconversion of precorrin-8X and cobyrinic acid), which yields MAISVVKPEDIEKRSMEIITSELNGRTWPEPQFSIVKRCIHTSADFDYADNLRFSKDAENIGVQALRNGAHIVTDTKMAAAGINKNKLKEYGGEVHCFISDDDVVKAAKERGCTRATICMEKGAEIAKEHPVIFAIGNAPTALVRLAEMIDAGELKPALIIGAPVGFVNVVESKELILERDVPYIIPVGRKGGSNIAATICNAMMYYKG from the coding sequence ATGGCTATATCAGTAGTGAAACCAGAGGATATTGAGAAAAGAAGCATGGAGATAATCACATCCGAACTGAACGGCAGGACATGGCCCGAGCCCCAGTTCTCGATAGTGAAGAGGTGCATACACACCTCCGCGGACTTCGACTACGCTGACAATCTTAGATTCTCCAAGGACGCCGAGAACATCGGGGTCCAAGCCCTGAGGAACGGTGCACACATCGTCACCGACACCAAGATGGCCGCAGCGGGGATCAACAAGAACAAGCTGAAGGAGTACGGCGGAGAGGTCCACTGCTTCATAAGCGACGACGATGTCGTCAAGGCTGCTAAGGAAAGGGGATGCACCCGTGCCACCATCTGCATGGAGAAGGGTGCCGAGATCGCGAAGGAACACCCGGTCATATTCGCGATAGGGAACGCCCCCACTGCCTTGGTCAGACTGGCGGAGATGATCGATGCGGGAGAGCTTAAGCCTGCTCTGATCATCGGCGCCCCGGTGGGATTCGTGAACGTCGTCGAATCTAAGGAACTCATCCTCGAGAGGGATGTACCCTACATCATCCCTGTTGGCAGGAAGGGCGGCTCCAACATAGCCGCCACCATCTGTAATGCCATGATGTATTACAAGGGTTGA
- the cobJ gene encoding precorrin-3B C(17)-methyltransferase, giving the protein MKGKLHVVGFGPGGKEHMTFKAADVIQNADVVTGYTTYVNMIKPYFPDKTYKATGMMKEVDRCKMAIEDAMAGKDVAMISSGDSGIYGMAGIIYQLADEMKADIEIDTVPGITAASTAASVLGAPLMHDLAIISLSDLMTPIDLIMKRVDCAGQGDMIVCLYNPKSKGRTEYLNQTQQILLKHRSADTPVGIVRNAGRDDERKEITTLGDLDKADVDMFCMVIIGNSQTYVANGRMITPRGYRI; this is encoded by the coding sequence ATGAAAGGAAAACTCCACGTGGTCGGTTTCGGCCCCGGCGGCAAGGAGCACATGACATTCAAGGCCGCCGATGTCATCCAGAACGCAGATGTCGTCACAGGATACACCACATACGTCAACATGATCAAGCCCTACTTCCCCGACAAGACCTACAAGGCGACGGGGATGATGAAGGAGGTCGACCGCTGCAAGATGGCGATCGAGGATGCCATGGCAGGCAAGGATGTCGCCATGATCTCCTCCGGAGACTCCGGAATCTACGGTATGGCAGGGATCATCTACCAGCTGGCGGACGAGATGAAGGCCGACATCGAGATCGACACCGTCCCCGGAATAACAGCTGCCTCCACAGCGGCATCCGTCCTCGGAGCCCCGCTGATGCACGACCTGGCGATCATCAGCCTGTCCGACCTCATGACCCCCATAGACCTCATCATGAAGCGCGTGGACTGCGCAGGCCAGGGAGACATGATAGTCTGTCTCTACAACCCCAAGAGCAAGGGCAGGACGGAATACCTGAATCAGACTCAACAGATATTGTTGAAACACCGCTCGGCCGACACCCCTGTCGGTATCGTCCGCAACGCCGGACGCGATGACGAGCGGAAGGAGATCACCACATTGGGCGATCTTGACAAAGCGGACGTGGACATGTTCTGCATGGTCATCATCGGCAATTCGCAGACATATGTCGCAAACGGACGCATGATAACTCCCAGAGGATACAGAATCTGA